The Pseudanabaena galeata CCNP1313 genome includes a region encoding these proteins:
- a CDS encoding ABC transporter ATP-binding protein: protein MSDVVIRVENLSKKYIIGHQKQERYTALRDVIANGAMSFWQGLTGDRQAKHEDLSEEFWALKDVSFEIKQGDRVGIIGRNGAGKSTLLKILSRITEPTAGKISIRGRVASLLEVGTGFHPELTGRENIYLNGAILGMDRSEIKKKFDEIVAFAEVENFLDTPVKRYSSGMYVRLAFAVAAHLEPEILIVDEVLAVGDAIFQKKCLGKMEDVAEKEGRTVLFVSHNVSAIRKLCSTVILLREGRLTRVGSSSDCLLIYEGENIQHQGMTWARSEDMQKCTLMIVYVKTILKAKQPNLELEFEIKLESTSSHKPAFLAIDIADNSGIVIMQAIPTLEKSITDKDKLHFLRVIIKLPPLIPGHYLTSVWVGSHNSQTIDWVKEVTLFEVNDSPIIGRTYPHTKDHGYIVPISFSSEI, encoded by the coding sequence ATGTCTGATGTCGTAATTCGCGTCGAAAACTTAAGTAAGAAGTACATTATCGGTCACCAAAAGCAAGAACGCTACACAGCTTTACGTGATGTGATCGCTAATGGAGCCATGTCTTTTTGGCAGGGCTTAACTGGCGATCGCCAAGCAAAGCATGAGGATCTTAGTGAGGAGTTCTGGGCGCTCAAAGATGTATCCTTTGAAATTAAGCAAGGCGATCGCGTTGGTATTATCGGACGCAATGGCGCAGGCAAATCCACTCTCCTCAAAATCCTCAGCCGCATCACCGAACCCACTGCTGGCAAAATCTCCATCAGAGGCAGAGTAGCTAGTCTCCTAGAAGTCGGTACAGGTTTCCATCCAGAATTAACAGGTCGCGAGAATATTTATCTTAACGGCGCAATTTTGGGAATGGATAGATCAGAAATCAAGAAAAAATTTGACGAAATAGTTGCCTTTGCAGAAGTAGAAAATTTTTTAGATACTCCAGTTAAGCGTTATTCCTCAGGAATGTATGTACGCTTGGCTTTTGCAGTAGCAGCACATCTAGAGCCAGAGATTTTGATCGTTGATGAAGTATTAGCCGTAGGAGATGCGATATTTCAAAAAAAATGTCTAGGGAAGATGGAGGATGTGGCGGAAAAGGAGGGAAGAACTGTCTTATTTGTTAGCCATAATGTGTCTGCTATTAGAAAACTATGCTCAACAGTAATACTATTAAGAGAGGGTAGGCTTACAAGAGTCGGTAGTTCTTCTGACTGTCTTTTAATTTATGAGGGTGAAAATATACAACATCAAGGCATGACTTGGGCTAGATCTGAAGATATGCAAAAATGCACATTGATGATCGTCTACGTTAAAACAATTCTCAAGGCAAAGCAGCCTAATTTAGAACTTGAGTTTGAAATAAAGCTTGAATCTACTAGCTCACATAAACCAGCTTTTTTGGCAATTGATATTGCAGATAATTCTGGAATAGTCATTATGCAGGCAATACCAACACTTGAAAAGTCAATCACAGATAAAGATAAATTACATTTTCTAAGAGTAATAATTAAACTTCCTCCTTTAATCCCTGGTCATTACTTAACCTCAGTATGGGTGGGTAGCCACAATTCACAAACAATTGACTGGGTAAAAGAAGTAACTTTGTTTGAAGTGAATGACTCTCCCATAATAGGCAGAACATATCCCCACACAAAAGATCATGGATATATTGTCCCAATTTCATTTTCGTCAGAAATATAA
- a CDS encoding glycosyltransferase family 4 protein: MKILHVNQSDISGGAAIAGFRLHQGLLAQGIDSRMLVGTVKTDSDRIASIPRKPRFENQLNRLTRYSGLNYINLFSSFNIPKHKFYQDADLLNFHNLHTGYFNYLAIPTLTKTKPAVFTLHDMWSFTGHCAYSYDCDRWELGCGKCPHPDTYPAIYRDSTRIEWKLKDWSYSKSNLVIVTPSNWLTEQAKKSMLKGFPIHQIPYGIDTNAYLPVDRLLCKSILDIPSNKRVLLFGADSLKDTRKGGDLLLKTLQQLPQFLKSETVLLTFGNGSETITSELGMRTINLGYIYSDRLKSIAYSASDLFVFPTRADNLPLVLQESMACGTPMVSFDIGGVPDLVRHMFTGYLAKPEDAKDFCKGIVMLLEDEQLRQTMSANCRAIALAEYSLELQAKRYIDLYKKIL, encoded by the coding sequence ATGAAGATACTTCATGTCAATCAATCTGATATTTCTGGTGGGGCGGCGATCGCAGGATTTCGCCTACATCAAGGCTTATTAGCACAAGGGATTGATTCTAGGATGCTGGTTGGAACTGTGAAGACTGATAGCGATCGCATAGCATCTATTCCTCGTAAACCTCGTTTTGAAAATCAACTGAATCGGTTGACAAGGTATTCTGGGCTTAACTACATTAATCTTTTTAGCAGTTTTAATATTCCCAAGCACAAGTTTTATCAAGATGCAGATCTTCTCAACTTTCATAATTTACATACTGGTTACTTTAACTATTTAGCTATTCCTACATTAACTAAAACTAAACCCGCAGTTTTCACGCTCCATGATATGTGGAGTTTTACTGGACATTGTGCCTATAGCTATGACTGCGATCGCTGGGAACTTGGCTGTGGCAAATGCCCTCATCCTGATACCTATCCTGCCATTTATCGCGATAGTACTCGGATTGAATGGAAACTTAAAGACTGGAGTTACAGTAAATCAAATTTAGTAATCGTCACTCCTAGTAATTGGTTAACTGAGCAAGCCAAAAAAAGTATGCTTAAGGGGTTTCCCATTCACCAAATTCCCTATGGTATTGATACAAATGCTTATCTACCAGTAGATAGACTTTTATGTAAATCTATTTTAGATATTCCTAGTAACAAAAGAGTTCTTTTATTTGGTGCAGATAGTCTTAAAGACACACGAAAAGGAGGAGATTTATTATTAAAGACTCTGCAACAATTACCTCAATTTTTAAAATCTGAAACAGTACTTTTAACTTTTGGTAATGGTAGTGAAACTATTACCTCTGAATTAGGAATGCGAACTATTAATTTGGGATATATTTATAGCGATCGCTTAAAGTCTATTGCTTATTCGGCATCTGATTTATTTGTTTTTCCTACCCGTGCTGACAACCTACCTCTAGTACTACAAGAAAGTATGGCTTGTGGAACTCCAATGGTTTCCTTTGATATCGGTGGTGTTCCAGATCTAGTGAGACATATGTTCACTGGTTATTTAGCAAAACCTGAAGATGCTAAGGATTTTTGTAAGGGTATTGTGATGTTGCTAGAAGATGAGCAATTACGGCAAACAATGAGCGCTAATTGTCGGGCGATCGCCCTTGCTGAATATTCTCTAGAACTACAAGCAAAACGTTACATCGATCTATATAAAAAGATTTTGTAA
- a CDS encoding DevA family ABC transporter ATP-binding protein translates to MLDTYLDSTPQSLSPNFEPSVQIRNLNFHYGEGDLFKQVLFDINLEIRSGQIVILTGPSGSGKTTLLTLIGALRTIQDGSLKVLGQELKGLNPKKLVQIRKNIGFIFQAHNLFHSLTARQNVMMSTDLFTHEGGNAMAANKAAEILTQLGLGERVDYKPHALSGGQKQRVAIARALVNRPSLILADEPTAALDKKSGRDVVTLMQKMAKEENITILMVTHDNRILDVADRIINLVDGNLESDNVMNDFLANRDASGVDSRTFML, encoded by the coding sequence ATGCTCGATACTTACCTAGATTCTACGCCACAGTCCTTATCCCCCAACTTCGAGCCATCAGTTCAAATCCGCAATTTAAATTTTCATTACGGTGAAGGAGATTTATTTAAGCAGGTTTTATTTGACATCAATCTAGAGATCCGCTCTGGACAAATTGTGATCCTTACGGGACCATCTGGCTCAGGTAAAACCACGCTTCTAACTTTAATAGGGGCTTTAAGGACAATCCAAGATGGTAGTCTGAAAGTTTTGGGTCAGGAACTAAAAGGACTAAACCCTAAAAAATTGGTGCAAATCCGTAAGAATATTGGCTTTATATTTCAGGCGCATAACCTCTTTCATTCTTTGACAGCAAGACAAAATGTGATGATGTCAACGGATCTATTTACCCATGAGGGTGGTAATGCGATGGCAGCGAATAAAGCGGCGGAAATTTTGACGCAGCTTGGGCTAGGAGAAAGAGTTGACTATAAGCCCCATGCTCTATCGGGTGGACAAAAACAACGGGTGGCGATCGCAAGGGCTTTGGTCAATCGTCCTAGTTTAATCCTTGCCGATGAGCCAACGGCGGCTCTAGATAAAAAATCTGGGCGCGATGTGGTGACTTTGATGCAAAAAATGGCTAAGGAGGAAAACATCACTATTTTGATGGTGACCCATGACAACCGTATTCTTGATGTTGCCGATCGCATTATTAACTTGGTGGATGGCAATTTAGAATCTGACAATGTGATGAATGATTTTCTGGCGAATCGTGATGCTTCAGGTGTTGATTCACGTACATTTATGCTGTAG
- a CDS encoding class I SAM-dependent methyltransferase: MKYLNLGCGQRFHPSWTNINFISTGETVIAHDLRQGIPFQDQSFDVVYHSHVLEHIPKAEAELFIKECYRVLRPKGILRIVVPDLEQIARIYLDCLEKANINSQELDQNYQWVLLEMYDQTVRNQTGGEMINFLSRQDLYSKDFIVSRCGVEIQNIITAQKYKYLPSPTTENLMVKLIKYIYRLLKYRDYRHQELLKLILSTAELDALKIGQFRQSGEVHQWMYDRYSLSILLKNCGLAEITKRNAYESFIDEWTKFYLDTEPDGSVYKPDSLYIEAVKPVV; encoded by the coding sequence ATGAAATATCTTAATCTTGGTTGCGGTCAGCGCTTTCATCCATCTTGGACAAATATTAACTTTATATCTACAGGTGAGACTGTGATTGCCCATGATTTAAGGCAAGGAATTCCCTTCCAAGACCAATCATTTGATGTAGTCTATCATTCTCATGTTTTGGAACATATCCCTAAAGCTGAAGCAGAACTATTTATAAAGGAGTGCTATCGCGTTTTACGCCCAAAAGGAATTTTACGAATAGTAGTTCCAGATCTTGAACAAATAGCGAGAATTTATCTGGATTGCTTAGAAAAAGCTAATATTAATTCTCAGGAATTAGATCAGAATTACCAATGGGTACTTCTAGAAATGTATGATCAAACTGTGAGAAACCAGACAGGAGGAGAAATGATTAATTTTCTTTCTCGTCAAGATCTGTATAGCAAAGACTTTATAGTTAGTCGTTGTGGAGTTGAAATTCAAAATATTATTACTGCTCAAAAATACAAATATTTGCCAAGTCCTACGACTGAAAACTTGATGGTAAAACTGATCAAATATATTTATCGTCTATTGAAATATCGTGATTACCGTCATCAAGAACTGCTCAAACTTATTCTTAGCACAGCAGAGTTAGATGCACTGAAAATTGGTCAATTTCGACAAAGTGGGGAAGTTCATCAATGGATGTATGATCGTTATTCATTATCTATCTTGCTAAAAAATTGTGGGCTAGCAGAAATCACAAAAAGAAATGCATATGAGAGCTTTATTGATGAATGGACTAAATTTTATTTAGACACAGAACCCGATGGTTCTGTTTACAAACCTGACTCCCTATATATAGAAGCTGTAAAGCCAGTAGTATGA
- a CDS encoding glycosyltransferase family 2 protein: protein MHCETPIAFFIFRRPDLTAQVFEAIRQAKPKKLLVIADSARNESEVELCQQARAVTEVVDWDCEVLRNYADKNLGCRKRVSSGLDWVFEQVEEAIILEDDCFPHPSFFRYCQELLEYYREDKRIWCISGDNFQNGQWRGNGSYYFSNYNHCWGWASWRRAWQYYDHDLSNWQTVRDGHYLKSILDSELEIKYWCDIFERLDTLGQPNSWAYPWTFTCWQNSGLTVLPNVNLVSNIGCRSDGTHITWDSKFANIPVQDIGEIYHPSFLVRDRIADEYTFNHVFGGIAMKEANSFSGRLRSYLATSKQRIIRLFKDPIGLYFSAIKKLTPNSC from the coding sequence ATGCACTGTGAAACCCCGATCGCATTTTTTATCTTCCGTCGCCCCGATCTAACTGCTCAAGTTTTTGAGGCGATTCGACAAGCTAAACCTAAGAAACTTTTAGTTATAGCCGATAGCGCACGCAATGAGTCAGAAGTGGAACTATGTCAGCAAGCTCGTGCTGTCACTGAAGTGGTAGATTGGGATTGTGAAGTCCTAAGAAACTACGCAGATAAAAATCTCGGTTGTCGTAAGCGAGTAAGTAGCGGACTAGATTGGGTTTTTGAACAAGTGGAGGAGGCAATTATTTTAGAAGATGATTGTTTTCCACATCCTTCCTTTTTTAGATATTGTCAAGAGCTACTGGAATATTATCGTGAAGATAAACGGATCTGGTGCATTAGTGGCGATAACTTTCAAAATGGACAATGGCGTGGTAATGGAAGCTATTATTTCTCAAACTATAACCACTGCTGGGGTTGGGCAAGTTGGCGGCGAGCTTGGCAATATTATGATCACGATCTATCTAACTGGCAAACAGTTAGAGATGGTCACTATCTAAAAAGCATTCTGGATAGTGAGTTAGAAATAAAATATTGGTGTGATATCTTTGAGAGATTAGACACATTAGGTCAGCCTAATTCTTGGGCTTATCCTTGGACTTTTACGTGCTGGCAAAATAGTGGACTGACAGTATTGCCAAATGTTAACTTAGTCTCAAATATCGGTTGTCGTAGTGATGGAACTCATATTACATGGGATTCAAAGTTTGCTAATATACCAGTTCAAGATATTGGTGAAATTTATCACCCATCTTTCCTAGTACGCGATCGCATAGCTGATGAATATACTTTTAATCATGTTTTTGGGGGAATAGCGATGAAAGAAGCGAATAGTTTTTCTGGTAGGCTACGTTCTTATCTTGCAACATCTAAACAGAGAATTATTCGCTTATTTAAAGATCCAATAGGTCTTTATTTTTCGGCAATTAAAAAACTCACCCCTAATAGTTGTTAA
- a CDS encoding TylF/MycF/NovP-related O-methyltransferase, with amino-acid sequence MINLIDYGIGKLRTQKKLSKLRKIYTKFQRFTMISERTYTHNLLIAEGVSNLDGCIIECGVWRGGMIAGLADLLGNNRNYYLFDSFQGLPEAQTIDGEAAIRWQSNTSAKNYYENCYAPREYAQKAMEMSIADNFFLKEGWFEETLPNFRLNEKIAFLRLDADWYKSTYTCLENLFDLVVEGGIIVLDDYYTWDGCSRAVHDFLSKTSKTERIESFNGICVIKKKGGA; translated from the coding sequence ATGATCAATTTAATAGACTACGGAATTGGGAAATTAAGAACTCAAAAAAAACTGTCAAAACTTAGAAAAATATATACTAAGTTTCAACGGTTCACCATGATATCTGAAAGGACGTACACACATAATCTTCTAATTGCCGAAGGAGTCTCTAACCTAGATGGATGTATAATTGAATGCGGAGTTTGGCGAGGAGGTATGATAGCTGGATTAGCTGATTTACTTGGTAACAATAGGAACTATTATCTGTTCGACAGTTTTCAGGGTCTTCCAGAAGCTCAAACGATTGATGGAGAAGCTGCTATCAGGTGGCAATCTAATACTAGTGCTAAAAATTACTATGAAAATTGCTATGCACCAAGGGAATACGCACAAAAAGCAATGGAAATGTCTATAGCTGATAATTTTTTTCTAAAAGAAGGATGGTTTGAGGAAACATTACCTAATTTTAGACTTAACGAGAAAATCGCATTTCTACGTCTTGATGCAGACTGGTATAAATCAACCTATACATGTTTAGAGAATCTGTTTGATTTAGTTGTAGAAGGAGGAATAATTGTCTTAGATGATTACTATACTTGGGACGGATGTAGTAGAGCTGTGCATGATTTTTTGAGCAAAACATCTAAAACTGAAAGAATAGAATCTTTTAATGGTATTTGTGTAATCAAAAAAAAAGGAGGAGCTTAA
- a CDS encoding NADH-quinone oxidoreductase subunit M, translated as MLSTLVWVPIAGALLIVLLGAFLDPQNLRRISLGIAIATFGWSIFLLTKFDISLATIQLSESIVWLDPIGLTYRLGLDGLSFPLVLLNGLLLIIAIYISNDIQRPRLYFPLILILGGGVNGAFLAQNLLLFFLFFEVELIPLYLLIAIWGGERRGYAATKFLIYTAISGVLILSAFFGMAVFGSADGTAFTFNYQDLNLEGVSKTTKRILLVLLLLGFGIKIPIVPLHTWLPDAHVEASTPVSTLLAGVLLKLGTYGLLRFGLGLLPDAWQSIAPFLAGWAVVSVIYGCLTAITQTDMKKMVAYSSVGHMGYILLALAAATPLSLVGATFQMISHGLISALLFILVGIVYKKTGTRNINSLNGLLNPERGLPITGSLMILAAMASAGTPGMVGFIAEFVIFRSSFAVFPVQTLLCMIGTGLTAVYFLIMIDRVFFGRLAVEKSVNKPPVSSFPFAKWQEKFPAIALALIIVFFGLIPNFATQIIESSAKAIAPNHTKQTQVALVEST; from the coding sequence ATGCTTAGTACATTAGTGTGGGTTCCGATCGCAGGTGCGCTGCTGATCGTTTTACTAGGAGCATTCCTCGACCCTCAAAATTTACGACGAATATCATTAGGAATTGCGATCGCTACCTTTGGTTGGTCGATCTTCTTACTCACTAAATTTGATATTAGTCTTGCCACAATCCAATTAAGTGAATCCATTGTTTGGTTAGATCCCATTGGACTTACCTATCGACTAGGCTTAGATGGTCTGTCTTTTCCTCTAGTTTTACTGAACGGATTGCTACTAATTATCGCCATCTATATTAGCAATGATATTCAACGCCCGCGACTGTATTTCCCATTAATATTAATACTCGGTGGTGGCGTAAATGGGGCTTTTCTTGCTCAAAATCTCCTCCTTTTCTTCCTCTTTTTTGAAGTCGAACTAATTCCCCTCTATCTCTTAATCGCCATTTGGGGCGGTGAAAGACGGGGCTACGCAGCCACTAAATTTTTGATTTATACAGCCATCTCAGGCGTTCTGATCTTATCAGCTTTCTTTGGTATGGCAGTCTTCGGTAGTGCTGATGGAACAGCCTTTACCTTCAACTATCAGGACTTAAATCTCGAAGGCGTATCCAAAACCACCAAAAGAATTTTGCTGGTTTTACTACTCCTCGGATTTGGCATCAAAATTCCGATCGTGCCATTGCATACATGGTTACCTGATGCTCACGTTGAAGCCTCAACCCCAGTCTCCACGTTACTTGCTGGAGTTCTACTTAAACTGGGAACCTACGGTTTATTGCGCTTTGGACTGGGCTTATTGCCAGACGCATGGCAATCGATCGCCCCTTTTCTGGCAGGATGGGCTGTAGTCAGTGTGATCTATGGTTGTCTTACCGCAATTACCCAAACTGATATGAAAAAAATGGTGGCTTATAGTTCCGTTGGACATATGGGCTATATCCTTCTAGCTTTAGCTGCGGCTACGCCCCTCTCCCTAGTAGGCGCAACCTTCCAAATGATTAGTCATGGTCTAATTTCGGCACTGTTATTTATTTTGGTAGGCATTGTTTACAAAAAAACGGGAACCCGCAATATTAATTCTTTGAATGGATTACTCAATCCTGAACGTGGTTTACCGATCACAGGTTCACTGATGATCTTGGCGGCGATGGCAAGCGCAGGCACGCCGGGGATGGTGGGATTTATTGCCGAGTTTGTGATTTTCCGTAGTAGCTTTGCAGTTTTCCCTGTGCAGACACTGCTCTGCATGATAGGCACAGGCTTAACGGCTGTTTATTTTCTAATCATGATCGATCGCGTATTTTTCGGTCGTCTTGCGGTTGAGAAAAGTGTGAACAAACCACCAGTTAGTAGTTTTCCCTTTGCCAAATGGCAAGAAAAATTCCCTGCGATCGCCTTAGCCCTAATCATCGTTTTCTTTGGATTAATCCCCAATTTTGCTACCCAAATAATCGAGAGTTCGGCAAAGGCGATCGCGCCAAATCACACTAAACAAACTCAAGTTGCTTTAGTAGAATCAACTTAA
- a CDS encoding methyltransferase domain-containing protein: MNKIDYDHSQNLHLIDAPSRIFPIINKKYNPKSVLDIGCGKGTWLKVISECGIEDFLGVDGIEVISDNFLVSKESFFYQDLRGKWDLNKKFDLAICLEVAEHLPEESAVNLIYSLILHSNTIIFSAACPHQGGQGHINCQWPSYWQEIFNNYGYACFDEIRPIIWNYDFPEYWYKQNIFVAKKDEKIAGTEERILPLVHPILYESYYQSYIRQLDINRKMIDGEISPKTYIKMFIKSLKVLVS, encoded by the coding sequence ATGAATAAAATTGATTATGATCATTCTCAAAATTTACATTTAATAGATGCTCCTTCTCGTATATTCCCAATAATCAATAAAAAATACAACCCTAAGAGTGTATTAGATATCGGCTGTGGTAAAGGAACTTGGCTGAAAGTCATATCCGAATGTGGGATCGAAGATTTTTTAGGCGTTGATGGGATAGAAGTCATAAGTGACAACTTTTTAGTATCAAAAGAAAGTTTTTTTTATCAAGATTTGAGAGGAAAATGGGATTTAAACAAGAAATTTGATTTGGCAATATGTTTAGAAGTAGCCGAACATTTACCTGAAGAATCTGCCGTCAACCTTATCTATTCATTGATTCTTCATTCCAACACAATTATCTTTTCTGCTGCATGTCCACATCAAGGTGGGCAAGGACATATAAATTGTCAATGGCCTTCATATTGGCAGGAAATTTTTAATAATTATGGTTATGCTTGTTTCGACGAAATTAGACCGATAATCTGGAACTACGACTTTCCTGAATATTGGTATAAGCAAAATATATTTGTTGCTAAAAAAGATGAAAAAATAGCAGGCACAGAAGAGCGTATATTGCCTCTTGTCCATCCTATCTTGTATGAAAGTTATTATCAGAGTTACATTAGGCAATTGGATATAAATAGAAAGATGATTGATGGAGAAATTAGTCCTAAGACATATATTAAAATGTTTATAAAGTCATTAAAGGTACTGGTTAGCTAA
- a CDS encoding glycosyltransferase family 2 protein — MESQFAIAICTYNPDLRLLARLLNALLQIIKSDTEKVDVIIVDNNSSPPLNSYSEVRDFLCEAPNSQCIIETKQGLTAARCTAIKATLASIVVFFDDDNEPAPDYLEILSQYFKKYPNVGIWGPGHIEVEYVDAVDLWFLDNKEKFQQRRRPFAYICEPANWGQYYPNGTGFAVRRKILNKYLEAVENGNLQSNDRKGTQLSSAGDVQIVWEGMKLGFAAGMIPILKCNHLIPISKANFSYMARLHFGTSSAYMPALYQSFPEKKEQDYNLPSKLQIHKRLVKLKIKQILRPKRKHEISFEIASYIGSLYGIVKAIKSERTQEILNLAKSFKLL, encoded by the coding sequence ATGGAAAGTCAGTTTGCGATCGCTATCTGTACATATAATCCAGACCTGCGTTTATTGGCTAGGTTGCTTAATGCACTGCTACAAATCATTAAATCAGATACAGAGAAAGTAGATGTGATCATTGTTGATAATAATTCGTCACCTCCTCTTAATTCTTATTCAGAAGTACGAGATTTTTTGTGCGAAGCACCAAATTCTCAATGTATTATTGAAACAAAACAGGGATTGACCGCTGCAAGATGTACTGCAATTAAGGCTACATTAGCTTCAATAGTAGTGTTTTTTGATGACGATAACGAACCTGCTCCTGACTACCTAGAGATACTTTCCCAATATTTTAAAAAATATCCTAATGTGGGAATTTGGGGACCTGGTCACATAGAAGTTGAATACGTGGATGCTGTAGATTTATGGTTTTTAGATAACAAAGAAAAATTCCAACAACGAAGACGACCTTTTGCATATATTTGTGAGCCAGCAAATTGGGGGCAGTATTATCCAAATGGTACCGGGTTTGCAGTGAGAAGAAAAATATTAAATAAATACTTGGAAGCTGTAGAGAATGGAAACCTTCAGTCAAATGACCGTAAAGGAACTCAACTTTCTAGTGCTGGCGATGTTCAGATTGTCTGGGAAGGTATGAAGTTAGGCTTTGCGGCAGGGATGATTCCTATACTCAAGTGCAATCATTTAATTCCTATTTCAAAAGCTAATTTTTCATACATGGCGAGACTGCATTTCGGTACATCCTCAGCTTATATGCCTGCTCTATATCAATCGTTTCCTGAGAAGAAAGAGCAAGACTACAACTTACCATCAAAGCTACAAATTCATAAGAGGCTTGTCAAGTTAAAAATAAAGCAAATATTACGCCCAAAGCGTAAACATGAAATTAGTTTTGAGATCGCAAGCTATATAGGAAGCTTATATGGAATAGTCAAGGCTATAAAATCCGAACGAACCCAAGAGATTCTTAATTTAGCTAAATCTTTTAAGCTTTTATAA
- a CDS encoding class I SAM-dependent methyltransferase — protein sequence MMAISPLTYSQNITLLKIFNTNQLIYDWRNIYDIDITEELNHYPEIYLYQCNDSKLRFFFPFDIAGSEKLYEQLQKLDWFYMPNKWEHKVALKNLLDCNDILEVGCAFGSFVESALNLGINAKGIELNLAAVKVAKSNNLPIENIDLNDFAKLYPLSQDAICCFQVLEHISEPRKFIELCLQILKPNGKLILCVPNAQSFLKYQYNLMDMPPHHMTQWEILTFKSLENIFPIKLERVIKEPLARYHVNGYINAYSNYFYSICPQAKILFNRYTNNIYSYILKSGLRHFLTGQSIYIQFQKLDEIS from the coding sequence ATGATGGCTATCAGTCCCTTAACTTATTCTCAAAATATAACTTTATTAAAAATATTTAATACCAATCAGTTAATTTATGATTGGAGAAATATTTATGATATCGATATAACAGAAGAATTAAACCACTATCCAGAAATCTATTTATATCAATGCAATGACAGTAAACTTAGATTTTTCTTCCCATTTGATATTGCTGGTTCTGAAAAACTCTATGAGCAATTGCAAAAATTAGATTGGTTTTATATGCCAAACAAGTGGGAACATAAAGTTGCTCTAAAAAATTTATTAGACTGCAATGACATCTTAGAAGTAGGTTGTGCATTTGGTTCGTTTGTGGAATCAGCGTTAAACTTAGGTATTAATGCTAAAGGTATTGAACTTAATCTAGCCGCAGTTAAAGTAGCTAAAAGTAATAATCTACCTATTGAAAACATTGATTTAAATGACTTTGCAAAACTTTATCCTTTATCTCAAGATGCAATTTGTTGTTTTCAAGTACTTGAACATATCTCCGAACCTAGAAAATTTATTGAACTATGTCTTCAGATATTAAAGCCTAATGGGAAATTGATTTTATGTGTACCAAATGCTCAGAGTTTTCTAAAATATCAGTATAACCTGATGGATATGCCACCTCATCATATGACTCAATGGGAAATTTTGACATTTAAATCATTAGAAAATATTTTTCCTATAAAGTTGGAACGAGTGATTAAAGAACCATTAGCTCGATATCATGTGAATGGATATATCAATGCGTATAGCAATTACTTTTATAGTATCTGCCCACAGGCTAAGATTTTATTCAATCGTTACACTAATAATATCTATAGCTATATTCTTAAATCTGGCTTAAGACACTTTTTGACTGGACAAAGTATATATATACAATTTCAAAAGTTAGATGAAATATCTTAA